The region TCGGCGCCGCGGAAGGCGTAGACGGACTGGTCGGGGTCACCGAAGGCGACCAGCGTCCGGCCCTGCCCTGCCAGCGCGGTCAGCAGCCGCACCTGCGCCGGGTCGGTGTCCTGGTACTCGTCCACATAGACCGCGTCGTACCGCTGCGACAGCTCCCGGTGCACCTCGGGCTGCCGGGCGAGCAGCACGGCCCTGTGCACCAGCTCGGTGTAGTCGACCATCCCGCCCAGCTCGGTGACCTCCAGGTATTCGTCGAGGAAGGCCGCCGCCGCGGTCCAGTCGGGCCGGCCGATGCGGTGGGCGAAGTCGGCGAGGGCGGCCGGGCCGAGGCCCAGTTCGCGGGCGCGGGCCAGCACCGCCCGCACCTCGTCGGCGAAGCCCCTGGTGGTGAGCGCGGCCCGCAGGTCGTCGGGCCAGCGCACCCGGCCGCGGCCTTCCCGCTCCAGCGCGGCCTGGCCGGCCAGCAGTTCGCGGACCAGCAGGTCCTGCTCGGGTCCCGACAGCAGCCTGACCGGGTCCTGGAACGCCTCGGCGGGCTGGTGCTCACGGACCAGGGCGTAGCAGAAGGAGTGGAAGGTGCTCGCCCGCAGGCCGCCGAGGCCGCGGGCCGCCATCCGGTCGCGCAGGTCGACGGCGGCCCTGCGACTGAACGTCAGGACCAGGACGCGGTCCGGCGCGGTGCCGGCCCGCACCCGGGCCAGCACCGATTCGATCAGCGTGGTGGTCTTGCCGGTGCCGGGTCCCGCCAGCACCAGCAGCGGCCCGTCCCGGTGCTCAACCACCGCCCGCTGTGCCGCGTCCAGCACAGGGGGCCGTACGGGCGCCGGGGGCGTCCGCAGCAGCCGGTAGCCGACGGCCGCGGAGGCCGCCGGGGCGGGAGGGGGAGACAGGATCACGTGGTTCGCCGGTTCGTTGGAGGCTTGAGCGGTGGTGCGGTGGTGCGGTGGTGCGGTGGTGCGGTGGTTCGAGCGGGTACGGGGGCGGGCGCGGGTGGCCGCGGGTCCCCGACGCTACGCTGTGCGCCGCGCGGGCCGCGCGCGCCCCGGGGACACGCCGGACACTCCGTACGGGGCGCCGATGCCGTGGACGGGTCCCGGATGGCGGAAGCTGGAGGGCATGAGCTTCCGGCCCTCAGCCGTCGGCGGCGCCGCCCGCGCCCGGCGTGCGCCCGTCCCAGCGCGCCCGGCGCATGTCGACCCGCGGTATGTGGCCCTCGCTCGCGGGCCCCGCGGTCCGCAGCGGTGTGCCCTCGGCGCGGTAGGCGTCCAGGGCGCGCAGTTCGTGGCCCGGCAGCAGGACACCGTCGGCCCGCACCACACGCCACCAGGGCACCCCGCTGCCGTACAGCGCGAGCGCCCGGCCGACCTGCCGGGGGCCGCCCTCGCCGAGCCATTCCGCGATGTCGCCGTAGCTCATCACCCGCCCGGCCGGGATCAGGTCGACGGTGTCGAGCACCCGCTCCGCGTAGTCGCCGGGCGCGCCGGGGTCGTACTCCTCGCTCATCCGCCCCATCCTGCCCCAGGCCGCCGACACCGGGGGGTTCCGGTGCCATCCGTATGGTGGTCATGCCACCATCGTCCCGGCGGTGACTGGTGATACGTGATCAAGAAGAGACCGAAGCGGATCAGCCGGGCGCGGACAAGGCCGGAGGGGCCTCCCGCGCCCGTAAAGCGCTGCCCGCGCCCGGTGGCGGCGCAGCGGACGGTGCCGCGGCCCGCGCGTCCCGCGACAAGGCGAAGGCCACGTCCGAGCGCGACGGCGACGCAATGAGCGACGGCAACGGCCGCGACACAGGCCGCGGCAAGGACGAGGGCACGGACGAGGGCACGGACGGCGACGGCGACGACGCGCGCGACGGCGAGCACAGCCACACCGTGGTCCCCGAGCCCGGCCCCACCCCGGTCGCCGTCGACGAACCGCTGCTCGCCGCCCGGGTGCACCGGCCCGCCGACCTGATGCGTTTCCTGTTCGGGCTGCTCGGCATCGCGGTCGTGCTCGCCATCGCGGGCTTCGCGCACGCGACGACGACCGGCCTTGAGACGGACATCACCAAGGGCACCGACCACGCGCCCGACGCGCTGGCGTCGTTCGCGGGCCTGACCGCGAGCGTCGCGGTGCTGATCGTGCCGGTCGCCTTCGCGATCGAGCGGCTGGCCAAAAGGGACGGGCTGCGTATCGCCGACGGTGTGCTCGCCGCCGTGCTGGCGCACGGCACCGCCCTTGCCACGGACCTGTGGGTGACCAATTCGGCGCCCGGCCCGATCCGCGAGGCGCTGACGCACAACGCTCCGTCCGGGAGCGGCATGACCGATCC is a window of Streptomyces sp. NBC_01477 DNA encoding:
- a CDS encoding MGMT family protein, giving the protein MGRMSEEYDPGAPGDYAERVLDTVDLIPAGRVMSYGDIAEWLGEGGPRQVGRALALYGSGVPWWRVVRADGVLLPGHELRALDAYRAEGTPLRTAGPASEGHIPRVDMRRARWDGRTPGAGGAADG